One genomic segment of Bacteroidales bacterium includes these proteins:
- the lpxK gene encoding tetraacyldisaccharide 4'-kinase has translation MKFLKVILLYPLSLIYGFAVNIRNTLFDFNILKSQEFEIPVISVGNITVGGTGKTPTTEYIIRILQEKYNVAVLSRGYKRKTKGFFLATSKSTVEEIGDEPYQIKQKFPKTVIAVDEKRVRGISNIQQLNPDIDVIILDDAFQHRYVKPGLSILLIDYTQPFFEDFFLPYGRLRDSSKEKHRADIVLVTKAPPDIKPIDMRIMATNLELRAYQSLYFSTLKYSELLPVFNNSVSEINTDIIKEKKYSAVLVSGIGNFKPLLEYCNKTADSLVHIPFKDHHKYTEKDLVLIAEKYRSLKTENKIILTTEKDAGKIKNISIGDKEIKENLFCCPIEVEILNGEKEDFDSQIMGYINKDKSQYRFMLSKKKF, from the coding sequence ATGAAGTTTTTAAAAGTCATATTATTGTATCCGCTTTCATTAATTTACGGCTTCGCAGTAAACATAAGAAATACGTTATTTGACTTTAACATCCTAAAATCACAAGAATTTGAAATCCCGGTAATCTCCGTCGGAAATATTACCGTCGGAGGTACCGGAAAAACACCTACAACCGAATATATTATAAGAATACTGCAAGAGAAATACAATGTTGCAGTATTGAGCAGGGGTTATAAACGAAAAACAAAGGGCTTTTTTTTAGCAACCTCAAAATCTACCGTTGAAGAAATTGGGGACGAGCCTTATCAAATAAAGCAAAAATTTCCGAAAACAGTTATTGCTGTTGACGAAAAAAGAGTTCGGGGAATAAGCAATATTCAACAACTAAATCCGGATATTGACGTAATTATCTTAGACGACGCATTTCAACACAGATATGTTAAGCCCGGGCTGTCAATTTTATTGATTGATTATACCCAGCCTTTTTTTGAGGATTTTTTCTTACCCTACGGAAGGCTAAGGGACAGTTCAAAAGAAAAACACAGGGCAGATATTGTTTTGGTTACAAAGGCCCCGCCAGACATTAAACCGATTGATATGCGAATAATGGCAACAAACCTTGAATTGAGGGCCTATCAATCTCTTTATTTTTCAACACTAAAGTATTCTGAATTACTTCCTGTATTTAACAATTCCGTATCTGAAATAAATACAGATATTATTAAAGAAAAAAAATATTCCGCAGTTTTGGTTTCCGGAATAGGAAATTTCAAACCCTTATTGGAATATTGCAATAAAACAGCAGATAGCTTAGTTCATATACCGTTCAAAGACCACCATAAATATACAGAAAAAGACTTGGTTCTTATTGCAGAAAAATACCGTTCGTTAAAGACCGAGAACAAAATTATTCTTACGACAGAAAAAGATGCAGGAAAAATAAAAAACATTTCGATTGGGGATAAAGAAATTAAAGAGAATCTGTTCTGTTGCCCCATTGAAGTTGAAATATTAAACGGAGAAAAGGAAGACTTCGATTCTCAAATAATGGGTTACATAAACAAGGATAAAAGTCAATATAGGTTTATGCTATCAAAAAAGAAGTTTTAG